A genomic stretch from Bacteroidales bacterium includes:
- a CDS encoding efflux RND transporter permease subunit, whose protein sequence is MNVKTFIDRPIFAAVISILIVIIGIIGLTSLPIEQYPTIATPTVMVSASYTGADAETVQKSVIIPLEEAINGVEHMIYMTSSSSNNGSASISVYFEQGTDPDMAAVNVQNRVSRASGQLPADVTKGGVTVNKMQSSQVVIFNVYSSDDRFDELFLSNYVNINIIPRILRIEGVGGVDVLGSDYAIRIWLKPELMAQYNLVPQDIADILGEQNIESPTGNFGENSDNMFQYSMKYRGRFETPEEFGELVIRSTSEGEVLRLKDVAKIELGAQSYTMTGSANGHPGTVCMVSQTAGSNARDIAIQVETLLGEIESELPPGVKIGTVQNVRDFLDASIKNVLTTLFEAMILVILVVYIFLQNVRLTLIPMVAIVVSLIGTFAVLWFAGFSINLLTLFALVLAIGTVVDDAIIVVEAIQARLDMGYTSAYKATVDGMNGITSPIIVSTMVFMAVFIPVSFMGGTSGIFFRQFGVTMAVAVGISALNALTLSPALCALLIRPDKDSSEGGGKSFQQRFRMAFNSAFHAIINRYTGGVRFILKRKWLAGAMLTTAFVLLVVAMVNTKTGLVPDEDQGMLFVNVNTAPGTTLSQTHEVMSQVEEVIKDIPQIAEYSNNAGFGMLSGQTPTAGMIMVRLKSWDERKGDANSIDAVTDEIYRRTAGIKNAQLFVFSPPMIIGYGSGDGFEMYTQDRAGNTVEDLYYTTQDFITKLNERPEIGMAYFTFDIKYPQYTVDVDFARCKRAGVAPSEVLSVISGYYGGLYSSNITRFSKVYRVMMQASSEYRLDTESLNNIFVRTSEGMAPVGQFVTLTKTYGSETISRFNMFNSIAINGSPADGYSSGDAIMAVKETAAQYLPTGYGYEFGGMSREESGNSNNTIIIMLLCTLFIYLILSALYESFLIPLAVILSVPVGLMGSFLFTWITGLENNIYLQTGVIMLIGLLSKTAILITELAQRYRKDGLSITEAALRAAKERLRPILMTALTMIVGLLPLVFSSGAGANGNISLGVGTVTGMAVGTLALLFITPALFTVMQKLQEKIKRIKKTE, encoded by the coding sequence ATGAACGTAAAAACTTTCATAGACCGTCCCATTTTCGCGGCGGTTATTTCCATACTGATTGTGATTATAGGGATCATTGGCCTGACATCCCTGCCTATAGAACAGTATCCGACCATTGCAACGCCTACAGTGATGGTTTCGGCTTCCTATACAGGAGCTGATGCCGAAACGGTACAGAAAAGCGTCATTATTCCTTTGGAGGAAGCCATCAATGGGGTCGAGCATATGATATATATGACTTCCAGTTCCAGCAACAATGGTTCGGCTTCTATATCGGTATACTTCGAACAGGGAACTGATCCCGATATGGCGGCTGTAAACGTGCAGAACCGCGTTTCACGCGCCAGCGGTCAGCTTCCTGCCGATGTAACGAAGGGTGGTGTAACCGTAAACAAGATGCAGAGCAGTCAGGTGGTGATTTTCAACGTTTACAGCAGCGACGATCGTTTCGATGAACTGTTCCTTTCGAATTACGTCAATATCAACATCATTCCACGTATCCTTCGTATCGAGGGTGTAGGTGGGGTAGATGTACTCGGTTCGGATTATGCCATCCGTATTTGGCTGAAACCCGAACTCATGGCACAGTATAACCTTGTCCCACAGGATATCGCTGATATCCTGGGTGAACAAAACATCGAGTCTCCAACAGGTAATTTTGGAGAAAACTCGGACAATATGTTTCAATATTCAATGAAATACCGGGGACGCTTCGAAACACCTGAAGAATTCGGTGAGTTAGTGATACGGTCGACATCCGAAGGCGAAGTGCTGCGACTGAAGGATGTTGCCAAAATTGAACTCGGGGCACAAAGTTATACAATGACGGGTTCGGCAAACGGACATCCGGGAACGGTATGTATGGTCTCGCAAACTGCAGGTTCTAATGCCCGCGACATAGCTATACAGGTGGAGACACTCTTGGGCGAAATCGAAAGCGAATTACCCCCCGGTGTAAAAATAGGTACCGTACAAAATGTAAGGGATTTTCTCGACGCTTCAATAAAAAATGTTCTTACAACCCTGTTTGAGGCAATGATACTTGTTATCCTCGTAGTTTATATTTTTCTGCAGAACGTCAGGTTAACACTTATCCCGATGGTCGCTATCGTCGTATCACTGATAGGAACATTTGCCGTACTGTGGTTCGCAGGGTTCAGCATTAACCTGCTTACACTGTTCGCACTCGTACTTGCCATCGGCACGGTGGTCGATGACGCTATCATTGTCGTAGAAGCCATACAGGCACGGCTCGATATGGGATACACATCGGCATATAAAGCCACCGTGGACGGCATGAACGGTATTACTTCGCCCATCATTGTCAGTACCATGGTATTTATGGCGGTATTCATTCCTGTATCATTCATGGGCGGTACATCGGGGATCTTTTTCCGTCAGTTCGGCGTTACAATGGCGGTTGCCGTAGGAATATCCGCTTTGAATGCATTGACGCTCAGTCCTGCACTCTGTGCCCTGTTGATCCGTCCCGATAAAGATTCATCAGAAGGAGGCGGAAAATCGTTCCAGCAACGTTTTCGTATGGCATTCAACAGTGCGTTCCATGCAATAATCAACCGGTACACGGGTGGTGTAAGGTTTATACTGAAGCGTAAGTGGTTGGCTGGCGCAATGTTGACAACGGCATTCGTACTGCTTGTTGTGGCAATGGTGAATACAAAAACAGGACTTGTCCCGGATGAAGATCAGGGAATGCTTTTCGTGAATGTGAACACCGCACCCGGGACGACGCTCAGCCAGACACACGAGGTCATGTCGCAGGTCGAAGAGGTGATCAAAGACATTCCTCAAATTGCCGAATATTCCAACAATGCCGGTTTCGGTATGCTTTCGGGGCAAACCCCCACTGCGGGTATGATCATGGTGCGTCTGAAATCGTGGGACGAACGTAAAGGTGACGCCAACAGCATTGATGCCGTGACAGATGAGATATACCGTCGTACTGCGGGTATAAAAAATGCACAGCTTTTTGTATTCTCGCCGCCAATGATTATCGGGTACGGTTCGGGTGACGGTTTCGAAATGTATACGCAGGACAGGGCTGGTAACACCGTAGAGGACTTATATTATACCACGCAGGATTTCATAACGAAGCTTAACGAACGCCCTGAAATCGGTATGGCATACTTCACTTTCGACATCAAATATCCTCAATACACTGTTGATGTGGATTTTGCAAGGTGTAAACGTGCAGGAGTCGCCCCGAGCGAAGTACTATCGGTTATATCGGGTTATTACGGAGGGCTCTATTCTTCCAACATTACCCGTTTCTCGAAAGTGTACCGTGTAATGATGCAGGCTTCGTCCGAATACCGTCTCGATACGGAATCACTCAACAATATCTTTGTCCGGACATCCGAAGGTATGGCGCCTGTCGGACAGTTCGTTACATTGACCAAAACTTACGGTTCCGAAACAATCAGCCGTTTCAATATGTTTAACTCAATAGCCATAAACGGTAGTCCTGCCGATGGATACAGCTCAGGCGACGCTATAATGGCAGTTAAAGAGACCGCGGCCCAATACCTGCCTACAGGATACGGCTACGAATTTGGCGGTATGAGTCGCGAAGAGTCAGGTAACAGTAATAACACCATCATTATCATGTTACTGTGTACCTTATTTATCTATTTGATCCTTTCCGCCTTATATGAAAGTTTCCTTATCCCGCTTGCAGTAATATTATCCGTACCTGTCGGGTTAATGGGCAGTTTCCTTTTTACGTGGATAACAGGGTTGGAAAATAATATCTACCTGCAAACAGGTGTGATCATGCTGATCGGACTTCTTTCTAAAACGGCCATTCTGATTACCGAACTTGCCCAAAGATACCGTAAAGACGGATTAAGCATTACTGAAGCCGCGTTGAGGGCAGCGAAAGAACGTCTTCGTCCTATCCTGATGACCGCCCTGACAATGATTGTCGGATTGCTTCCCTTAGTATTCTCATCAGGAGCGGGCGCTAACGGTAATATTTCACTTGGAGTGGGAACAGTAACAGGCATGGCAGTCGGAACACTGGCATTACTTTTCATTACCCCTGCACTATTTACGGTGATGCAGAAGTTACAGGAAAAGATTAAAAGAATTAAGAAGACAGAATGA
- a CDS encoding MATE family efflux transporter, translating to MNMESNVDILGTEKEGKLLYRYALPSIIAMIAQSLYNLVDTIFIGHGIGVLAIAALAVALPLMNLSSALGSLVGTGASTLIALKLGKKDKKSAALCAGNVVLLNLIIAVSYTIIVLLFLDPILIFFGASEDTLPYARDYMQIIVAGNVFTQLFLGLNEVIRSSGYPQKAMRLTLMAVIVNCLLDALFIFGFGWGIKGAAYATVLAQIIALLFELKHLTNNTHVIHFERNIFRLKKDIVSRILAIGLSPFIVNICSSLVVIIFNNIFKIYGGDLYIAAYGIANRLTSIVFMILLGLASGIQPIIGYNFGAELYSRVKRTLGLALLCGICIASFAFILFQCFPEILCRLFTTDSELIGLSSQGLRIISAMLPLVGFQVVASNFFLSIGYAKKSIFLSLTRQFLFLVPCVLILPKFWGINGVWASSPVADVIAAVVTGIMLVYQIKLMKNKVSNNSK from the coding sequence TTGAATATGGAAAGCAATGTTGATATATTAGGAACGGAAAAAGAAGGAAAGCTGTTGTATCGTTATGCTTTGCCGTCAATTATTGCAATGATAGCCCAGTCTTTGTATAACCTTGTAGATACTATCTTTATAGGACATGGGATTGGTGTTTTGGCGATTGCAGCTTTAGCGGTGGCATTGCCTTTGATGAACCTGAGTTCCGCTTTAGGCTCATTGGTCGGTACAGGAGCTTCGACACTTATTGCGCTTAAACTCGGGAAAAAAGATAAAAAAAGCGCCGCTCTTTGTGCGGGAAATGTTGTATTGCTGAATTTAATTATCGCTGTAAGCTATACAATTATTGTTTTACTCTTTTTAGACCCGATTCTGATATTTTTTGGAGCGAGCGAAGATACACTTCCCTATGCAAGGGATTATATGCAGATCATCGTAGCAGGGAATGTTTTCACTCAATTATTTCTCGGATTAAATGAAGTAATACGTTCGTCAGGGTATCCGCAGAAAGCAATGAGACTGACTCTGATGGCGGTTATTGTCAACTGTTTGTTGGATGCACTCTTTATTTTCGGGTTTGGTTGGGGGATTAAAGGAGCCGCCTATGCAACGGTGCTGGCGCAGATCATAGCACTCCTTTTTGAACTGAAACATTTAACAAACAATACGCATGTTATTCATTTCGAACGTAATATTTTCCGGTTAAAGAAAGATATTGTTTCGAGAATTCTTGCAATCGGGCTATCGCCTTTCATTGTCAATATTTGCAGCAGTTTGGTTGTGATCATCTTTAACAATATTTTCAAAATCTATGGCGGCGACCTATATATTGCTGCATATGGGATTGCCAACAGGTTGACTTCTATCGTTTTTATGATCCTGTTAGGATTAGCTTCTGGAATACAGCCTATTATCGGATATAATTTTGGGGCTGAACTTTATTCCAGGGTCAAAAGAACACTCGGATTGGCCTTGCTGTGCGGGATTTGCATAGCGAGTTTCGCATTCATCTTATTCCAATGTTTTCCTGAAATATTGTGTCGGTTATTTACGACAGATTCGGAGCTCATCGGTCTGTCTTCGCAGGGGTTACGTATTATTAGCGCGATGCTGCCATTAGTCGGTTTTCAGGTTGTTGCATCCAATTTCTTTTTGTCGATTGGTTACGCAAAGAAATCGATATTCCTTTCGCTTACACGTCAATTTTTATTTCTCGTGCCATGCGTCCTCATATTGCCGAAATTTTGGGGTATTAACGGAGTTTGGGCAAGTAGTCCCGTTGCCGATGTAATAGCGGCTGTTGTTACGGGTATCATGTTGGTATATCAGATTAAATTAATGAAAAACAAGGTTTCAAATAATTCAAAATGA
- a CDS encoding TolC family protein translates to MSSINNFQRLLFFIFSFAFFLLLSSCGIYKNYTRSEIATEGLYGETYEAKDTTNFGNLAWKDVFTDPQLQELIQKGLDNNADLKIARLKISEAQASLRSAKLSYLPSFALSPQGTISSFDGAKATKSYELPLSASWEIEIFGKLTNAKKQEIAALEKSEAYRQAVQNQLIANIANAYFTLLVLDCQLEISEVTLQSWEDNIKATQALKTAGQTTQAAVAQAEANKLSVEASIFDMKLQIWGIENTICSLLGEMPKEVARGRLEEQSFPEEFSAGIPVQMLSNRPDVRQAEASLKQAFYYTNESRSYFYPSLTLSGSIGWTNSGGGIVSNPGALLWQAVGSLTQPVFNQGKNKARLKIAQAQQEEAQLTFQQTILDAGIEVNYLLTAYQTTRAKAYIYEKQTEQLETAVSSTKLLMQHGTTNYLEVLTAQQTLLQAELDQVSNYLEEIQCIINLYSALGGGR, encoded by the coding sequence ATGTCTTCAATTAATAATTTTCAACGTCTTTTATTCTTCATTTTTTCTTTTGCCTTTTTCCTTCTCTTAAGCAGTTGCGGTATTTATAAAAATTATACCCGTTCTGAAATCGCAACGGAAGGTCTTTACGGAGAGACATACGAAGCAAAGGATACGACAAATTTCGGAAACCTTGCATGGAAAGATGTTTTCACCGACCCGCAGTTGCAGGAACTCATCCAAAAGGGATTAGATAACAATGCCGACCTGAAAATAGCACGGCTGAAAATCAGTGAAGCGCAGGCATCCCTTCGCTCCGCAAAACTTTCGTACCTGCCGTCGTTTGCCCTGTCGCCACAAGGCACTATTAGCAGTTTCGACGGTGCAAAAGCAACCAAAAGCTACGAATTGCCATTGTCGGCAAGCTGGGAAATCGAAATTTTCGGTAAGCTGACCAACGCGAAAAAACAGGAAATTGCCGCATTGGAAAAAAGCGAAGCCTATCGGCAAGCCGTACAGAACCAGCTCATTGCCAATATCGCCAACGCTTATTTTACCCTTCTGGTACTCGACTGCCAGTTGGAAATCAGCGAAGTTACCCTACAAAGCTGGGAAGACAATATAAAAGCCACTCAAGCGCTGAAAACCGCGGGACAAACTACTCAAGCCGCCGTGGCACAAGCCGAGGCAAACAAACTGTCGGTTGAGGCTTCCATTTTCGACATGAAATTGCAGATTTGGGGAATCGAAAACACCATCTGTTCCCTGTTGGGCGAAATGCCGAAAGAAGTTGCCCGCGGGCGGCTCGAAGAACAGTCGTTTCCCGAAGAATTTTCGGCAGGTATTCCTGTCCAGATGCTCTCCAACCGTCCAGATGTCAGACAGGCGGAAGCATCGTTGAAGCAGGCGTTTTATTACACCAACGAATCCCGCTCATACTTTTATCCTTCGCTGACCCTCAGTGGAAGTATCGGCTGGACAAACAGCGGAGGCGGAATAGTTTCCAACCCCGGGGCATTATTGTGGCAGGCTGTAGGCTCGCTGACGCAACCCGTATTCAATCAGGGAAAGAACAAAGCCCGCCTCAAAATAGCCCAAGCGCAGCAGGAAGAAGCGCAACTCACTTTCCAGCAAACAATTCTTGATGCGGGAATAGAAGTTAATTATCTGCTGACTGCATACCAAACCACCCGAGCAAAAGCGTATATCTACGAAAAACAGACAGAACAACTGGAAACCGCAGTGAGCAGCACAAAACTTCTGATGCAGCATGGTACAACCAATTATCTGGAAGTTCTTACCGCCCAGCAAACGCTATTGCAAGCCGAATTAGACCAGGTTAGCAATTATCTTGAAGAAATACAATGCATCATCAATTTGTACAGCGCGTTGGGAGGAGGGAGGTGA
- a CDS encoding carboxypeptidase-like regulatory domain-containing protein, whose protein sequence is MKTKVMYLFFLSVFCSFLLTNAQEKGILIKGRVSDEFGPMPGVVVQIKETSDYVLTGYDGSFSIRIPSENTVLVFSMAGMVTQEVAVDKQVFINISMKDDGKY, encoded by the coding sequence ATGAAAACAAAAGTAATGTATCTGTTCTTCTTGTCCGTGTTTTGTTCCTTTCTATTAACAAACGCACAGGAAAAAGGTATTCTCATCAAGGGGAGAGTATCTGATGAATTTGGACCAATGCCCGGAGTTGTAGTGCAAATTAAAGAAACATCAGACTATGTATTAACGGGCTATGATGGTAGTTTTTCGATTAGGATCCCATCTGAAAATACCGTACTTGTATTTTCAATGGCAGGAATGGTTACACAGGAAGTAGCCGTGGATAAACAGGTGTTCATCAATATTTCTATGAAAGATGATGGGAAATATTAA
- a CDS encoding NigD-like protein — translation MKTIIKLLLLPAIISLFAVACNDDDDDPDTMYISIATVENPENKSTFFFKLDQSQGRMLTAETLLPNYRPKDGQRIVATYSLLSDKSSEGEYDYDVRLYRVYSILTKEIFEITPETQDSIGNDKIGINDIWISADYVNVEFMYRGFNKAHFINLVSDDSEVYDDGKIHLEFRHNANDDSPLQNKWGLASFDLAPFLEDGSGQLIFVIHTKEYDTDEKTYELLYNSGSSSNEEKTFTWDEENEGDIG, via the coding sequence ATGAAAACGATTATAAAGTTATTATTACTGCCAGCAATAATTTCTTTATTTGCCGTAGCATGTAATGACGATGATGATGATCCGGACACTATGTATATCAGTATTGCCACTGTTGAAAATCCGGAAAACAAATCAACATTTTTTTTCAAACTGGATCAATCCCAAGGACGTATGTTAACGGCCGAGACCCTCCTTCCCAATTATCGACCCAAGGACGGACAGAGGATTGTTGCAACATATTCACTTCTCTCGGATAAGTCGTCAGAAGGAGAATATGACTATGATGTCAGGCTTTATAGGGTATATTCTATACTGACAAAAGAGATTTTTGAAATTACACCTGAGACCCAGGATAGCATAGGAAACGATAAGATTGGGATAAATGATATCTGGATCAGTGCTGATTACGTGAATGTGGAATTCATGTATAGGGGCTTTAACAAGGCACATTTTATCAATCTTGTGAGTGATGATTCTGAGGTGTATGACGACGGAAAAATTCACCTGGAATTCAGGCATAATGCCAATGACGATTCGCCTTTACAAAATAAATGGGGATTGGCATCGTTTGATCTTGCCCCATTCCTTGAAGACGGATCTGGTCAGTTGATTTTCGTTATCCACACCAAAGAATATGATACGGATGAAAAAACCTATGAGTTACTTTATAATTCCGGTAGTTCTTCGAATGAGGAGAAAACATTCACCTGGGATGAAGAAAATGAAGGGGATATCGGGTAA
- the mscL gene encoding large-conductance mechanosensitive channel protein MscL, producing MKKFLNEFKTFAMRGNVIDMAVGIIIGGAFGKIVSSLVSDIIMPPIGMLIGGINFTEWKIQLSKAVIEAGQVVKPAVTLNIGNFIQTVFDFVIIAFSIFLMVKAINDLSKKKESEEAPAPPAPTKEETLLTEIRDILKNEAAKGK from the coding sequence ATGAAGAAATTTTTGAATGAGTTTAAGACATTTGCCATGCGTGGCAATGTGATCGATATGGCTGTAGGTATTATCATCGGAGGAGCATTTGGGAAAATAGTATCATCGCTCGTATCTGATATAATTATGCCGCCTATTGGTATGCTGATTGGTGGTATTAATTTTACCGAGTGGAAAATCCAGTTGTCTAAAGCTGTGATTGAAGCGGGTCAGGTCGTGAAACCGGCAGTAACATTGAATATCGGTAATTTTATCCAAACCGTATTCGATTTTGTCATTATTGCTTTTTCTATCTTTTTGATGGTAAAAGCCATTAATGATTTATCTAAGAAAAAAGAATCCGAAGAAGCCCCCGCACCTCCGGCGCCTACGAAAGAAGAAACCTTGCTGACGGAAATCCGGGATATTTTAAAGAACGAAGCTGCCAAAGGAAAATAA
- the rpsO gene encoding 30S ribosomal protein S15 — MYLTAEKKQEIFTQHGKNVANTGSPESQIALFSFRINHLTEHLKQNRKDFGTQKALLKLVGKRRRLLDYLKDRDINRYREIIKELNIRK, encoded by the coding sequence ATGTATTTAACCGCTGAAAAAAAGCAGGAAATATTTACGCAACATGGTAAGAATGTTGCCAATACAGGATCTCCTGAATCACAAATTGCATTGTTTTCATTCCGTATCAACCATTTGACGGAACATTTGAAACAAAACCGGAAAGATTTCGGTACACAGAAAGCTTTGTTAAAGTTGGTAGGAAAGAGAAGAAGATTGCTCGATTACCTGAAAGACAGGGATATCAACCGCTATCGCGAGATCATTAAGGAACTGAATATCCGTAAGTAA
- a CDS encoding polyribonucleotide nucleotidyltransferase has product MNVIQKEIVLGNGQTVVLETGKLAKQADGSVVLRQGKTMLLATVVSAKEAKEDVDFMPLQVEYKEKFAASGRFPGGFMKREARPTDYEILISRLVDRALRPLFPDDYHAETFVTINLISAEKDIKPDALAGLAASAALAVSDIPFNGPISEVRVARIGGQLVINPTFEEVDKADLDIMVAATYDNIMMVEGEMKEVSEEDMLEALKFAHEEIKNHCKAQMELTEMVGKTVKRTYSHETNDEDLRAAVRAATYDKVYQVAKSQLPKHERNDAFEAIVNEFLETIPEEEREEKKSLVARYYHDVEKEAMRRMILDEGVRLDGRKTTDIRPIWCEVDYLPSAHGSAVFTRGETQSLTTVTLGTKMDEKVVDEVLIQGSEKFVLHYNFPPFSTGDARPSRGVSRREVGHGNLAFRALKGMVPTGEENPYAVRVVSDILESNGSSSMATVCAGTLALMDAGVKIRKPVSGIAMGLISEPGKFAVLSDILGDEDHLGDMDFKVTGTADGITATQMDIKVDGLSYEVLAKALAQAKEGRMHILGKITEVMAEPRADYKPHTPRIVQITVPKEMIGAIIGTGGKVIQEIQAVTGATIVIEEVDNKGVVDIFAENRDSIDAALEWINGIIEVPEVGKVYHGKVKSIVAFGAFVEILPGKEGLLHISEVDWKRLENLDGVLAEGDEVDVKLVEVDQKTGKLRLSRKALLEKPEGYVERPPREPRPDGGNRRNNDRNDRNDRNRRDNRR; this is encoded by the coding sequence ATGAATGTTATCCAAAAAGAGATAGTATTGGGCAATGGTCAGACTGTTGTCCTGGAGACAGGTAAATTGGCAAAGCAGGCTGATGGTTCCGTTGTGCTTCGTCAGGGAAAGACCATGCTTCTGGCAACAGTTGTTTCCGCAAAAGAAGCAAAAGAAGATGTAGATTTTATGCCGCTTCAGGTAGAATATAAGGAAAAATTTGCTGCTTCGGGACGTTTTCCCGGAGGTTTTATGAAACGTGAGGCCCGTCCTACTGATTATGAGATTTTGATTTCCCGTTTGGTGGACAGAGCTTTACGCCCTCTTTTTCCTGACGATTATCATGCAGAAACTTTTGTTACCATCAATCTGATTTCAGCTGAAAAAGATATTAAACCGGATGCTTTAGCCGGTCTGGCAGCATCGGCTGCACTTGCCGTTTCGGATATTCCGTTCAACGGTCCTATTTCTGAAGTACGCGTAGCACGCATCGGAGGACAATTAGTGATCAATCCGACATTTGAAGAAGTCGATAAGGCTGATCTGGATATCATGGTTGCCGCTACCTATGACAACATCATGATGGTAGAAGGCGAAATGAAGGAAGTCTCTGAAGAAGATATGCTCGAGGCGTTGAAATTTGCTCATGAAGAGATCAAAAATCATTGTAAGGCGCAAATGGAATTGACGGAAATGGTCGGTAAGACGGTTAAAAGAACTTACAGCCATGAAACCAACGATGAAGATCTGCGTGCAGCCGTACGTGCAGCTACTTACGACAAAGTATACCAGGTAGCCAAATCCCAGTTACCAAAACACGAACGCAATGATGCTTTCGAAGCCATTGTAAATGAATTCCTCGAAACGATTCCCGAAGAAGAACGTGAAGAAAAGAAATCATTAGTAGCTCGTTATTACCATGATGTAGAAAAAGAAGCCATGCGTCGCATGATTCTAGATGAGGGAGTTCGTCTGGATGGCCGCAAAACCACTGATATCCGTCCTATCTGGTGTGAAGTGGATTATCTTCCTTCTGCACACGGATCGGCTGTCTTCACCCGTGGTGAAACACAATCATTAACGACTGTGACACTGGGTACCAAAATGGATGAAAAAGTAGTGGACGAAGTCCTGATACAAGGATCTGAGAAATTTGTCCTGCATTATAATTTTCCACCTTTCTCAACAGGCGATGCCCGTCCTTCACGTGGTGTTTCCCGTCGCGAAGTCGGTCATGGTAACCTGGCATTCCGTGCCCTTAAAGGAATGGTGCCTACAGGTGAAGAAAATCCTTATGCAGTACGCGTGGTATCCGATATCCTGGAATCAAACGGTTCATCATCTATGGCAACCGTATGTGCCGGTACATTGGCACTGATGGATGCCGGGGTAAAGATCAGGAAACCTGTATCGGGAATAGCTATGGGATTGATCTCAGAACCCGGTAAATTTGCAGTTCTTTCAGATATTCTGGGCGATGAAGACCATTTAGGCGATATGGACTTTAAAGTGACCGGAACAGCAGATGGTATAACAGCCACACAGATGGATATCAAAGTCGATGGATTATCGTATGAAGTATTGGCCAAAGCATTGGCTCAGGCTAAGGAAGGACGCATGCATATTCTGGGTAAGATTACGGAAGTGATGGCCGAGCCACGTGCCGATTATAAACCCCATACCCCACGTATTGTTCAGATTACCGTACCAAAAGAAATGATCGGTGCCATTATCGGTACCGGTGGTAAGGTAATTCAGGAAATACAGGCTGTCACAGGTGCTACCATTGTTATCGAAGAAGTAGACAATAAGGGTGTAGTGGATATTTTTGCCGAAAACCGCGATTCAATTGATGCAGCATTGGAATGGATCAACGGAATTATCGAAGTTCCCGAAGTAGGTAAAGTGTATCATGGAAAAGTGAAATCCATTGTTGCTTTCGGTGCTTTTGTTGAAATACTTCCCGGAAAAGAAGGTTTGTTACATATTTCAGAAGTCGACTGGAAACGTCTTGAAAATCTGGATGGAGTGCTGGCCGAAGGTGATGAGGTAGATGTGAAACTGGTTGAAGTAGACCAAAAAACCGGAAAATTACGTTTATCAAGAAAAGCATTACTGGAGAAACCGGAAGGGTATGTTGAACGTCCACCGCGTGAACCACGTCCCGATGGAGGCAACAGGCGTAATAACGATCGGAATGACCGAAACGACCGGAACAGGCGGGACAACCGCAGATAA